The Brassica napus cultivar Da-Ae chromosome C1, Da-Ae, whole genome shotgun sequence DNA segment GTTTCCGATTTGAAGCCTTTCAAGACAATGTAGAGAGTGATAGTGAATATTGAACCAAATGATGTTCCATAAATCGATGCTTTCAGAAAGAGGTTTATCATTTCGTTTAGTGAATTTGGTAAGTAGGTATGTTTAGTTTGCTAAActaattctttattatttctttctaTAGGATTGAAAACCAAGAGTTCTAAATATCCTTTTCATATCATTTtagttttatcagttttttatttgtttccttataatttgttttatcagTTCCATAAATCGATGCTTTCAGAAAGAGGTTTATCATTTCGTTTAGTGAATTTGGTAAGTAGGTATGTTTAGTTTgctaaactaattttttattatttctctcTATAGGATTGAAAACCAAGAGTTCTAAATATCCTTTTCATATCATTTtagttttatcagttttttatttgttttcttataatttgtttctttcgtattttatttttctattgcttatgtttcttttgatcctataatgataatttttattatgaaatcAGTCATTCTATTtcctatgttttgttttgtcttaaattcataataaattaatataagtttttgcatactgttatatattttttcataaaatatatctaatttACACCTAACCAATTACAcaagcatttaaaaaaaacaaataagcttacattatatatacatgtacaaTTTCGTTTGATATATATCATTAGATCTAATATTTGTGCATATAACTTTAAGATTTCTAATATCTATAGATTAAAAGTAATAACTTTAAAACCagtcatattatatatacatgcaCAAATTCAAATTGATAATATCTTTAAATCTACTCACCCGCGCCCTgcgggttatcacctagtaGTATCGTATTTAAAGTTTTCAATCGATCCAAAGAAATCTTTTGTTGAGTCATGTCTATAAgacaatgaaataaaatataaaatatgaaagtgTTATTTATAGAAACTATTTCTCTTCCTCTTGTTCGAAGAGAGTATTTATAGTTGTAAATCTCCCTTCCTTTATTTTGTTGGCATTTATTATatagatttatttaaaaaatataaaaggaaaaaagtactaaaatacatataaaataaattttaaaaatctattttttgtttgttttagagCCTATGATAATAGTGAGCTGGGTTGCGTCCAATCTATTTGCGTATCATTTCCATGTCTATTAAATACTCGAAAATAAGAACAATGAATTTTCTTAAAagtgttttaatttaattagtttGAAATATAAACGCTTTAGCATTAGGATTTCTGCCTAAGTACTcagtattaaaataattaaaaaaattgaaatggaTTTTTCTAAACTCCAATGAAATTATGAGATTCAAAAATATGTGTCACTTTGTGAgggatttatatatttaaatttacttatattaaaattatttgaatttaaattgatgctctattttgtatttgaaatattgtttttttttttacattttgataAATGCgttttagttaaaaactaaaatataaattgaaatatataaaaaaaaattgatggtaaACTTtactgaaaaatataaaaaaaactttaacgtgattaaaaacaaaataataaataaagtatataatgatGGTCTTCAACTCCGGTTCAAGTCAAAATTCTAAAGAAGCTTCCTTCCTTTATTTTGTTGACAGTCACTATTAACTAAATGTAAAAAGAAGACCAAACACTTTTCTTGTCTTCAAAAGTAGTAAACAAAAGGCAAACATAATCAAGTAGAAACTAGAAAGAAACGAGCATGCGAGCACGTTCGTTCGTTAAGAATCTTaagataaacaaataaaaatggagAGCACATCATCTCGTTCCCTTAAAGCCAACGTCTTCGCTTTTATTTACTGTTTACGTTTCCTTCTCCACGTTTAtgtttattaaaacaaaaccaaagcaGAAGACAAGGCTTTCCCAACATGGCCAACTCCAAAAGATTGTAAGGAGGAAACTTCTTAGCCGATCTCACAGAAATATCACAACTAAAAAAGACATTGCCGCCATTAAAATCCAAGCTTACTACAGAGATCACCTGGAAAGAGATAAACACATTTCAATTTGAAACcttgttttaagtttttcttttgggtGCAAATGTTAAATCCTTGTTTAAAGTTGACCATTGCTAGTGGTGTAGGGAAGGAGAGCATTCAAAGAGTCGTGTGAAGCTTAAGGCGGTGGCGAAAGGAGTGGTTGTGAGGAGACAAGCTAGAATAGCCTCACATTATATGCATGCTCTTGCTCGCTTGCAGGTTACGGTTCGTGTTTCTCCCATTAATTCCCATGAACTAACCCTAAAGTTTGCCATTGTTTCTTCTACCTCTCCGGTGCTTGTGACATCTACATAACACCATTGTGCTTTTAAACAAACTCACCGCTTTGTGACTTTTGTATATGTAACTAGTTAACCCTAATAACCTGCAACTTTACTCATAAACAACATCAGTCTAGCTGACATTCTCTCAATTTATTTCATGGAAAGTAGCAAGAAATACACATTCTAAAAGGATCCATAGAGTATATAAAGGAAAGCGAATCACAAGCAGTGGAAGAGATTTATACTTGGGACCGAAGCTAGTGGTGCCTTGGATGGGAAGAAAGGGTAAGGCTTCCATGGAGAGACCCTATATTACCTGGTAGTTGACTTGAATCTACAGAATTTGAAAGTTATAAGCAAGATCAGTTACCTTTGTAGAGTTTGCATCAATAAAACCATCAACAGAGTCTCTATTTTCAACACACATAAGCAAAAGTTAATTAATATAAGATGTAGATctacaagaaaaagaaacagaggTAGATCTACGAGAGAGCACTAAGATATTGGCGCGGCTCAATCAGATATCTAAGAGAATGCATATAATGTGGTTCAAGAAGATCTGAATGAACCAGGCCAATATCAAAGGGACTCTTTCGTGCTGGTTCAGAGGAAGCCTattgaaaataaagaaagataagTGTGAGGAGAAAGTGAGAATGTCTGTGTGGTGGGAGTTATAAAGGAGAGGGGATTAAATTAGGGTATGATGAGAGAAGGCAATGGAAGGTATGGAGCATAAAAACCACATCTACTACCAACGCACAAAAGCTAGGTCACCACCCccttcactctctctctctccttattTCACCTTCCATTACACATGTATCCATCAATCCAAACTAAACTGGCTATGCAATGAGAACCAAAACTCCTTTGTCTGCTCCTCTGCCTTTCCTTCTTGAGgttcataacattttaaaaaataatatatactataaccAAAAGAGATTGGAGGAAGAAGTTAAAACAACATCGAAGATGCTCTGTAATAAATATTATGGAATCTCGCAGAAGGAGATGGGGACACTGGCTGCCTGCAACCATTAATGGTCTTGCTGATTTCTCTATCTGTCTTTCTGCTTCTGACAGCCTCAAGCCAGTTATGaaccttctctttctctctctccccaTTGAAGATTCTCAAGTGAAACCTTTTAATGTCACATTGTAACACCAGAGCTTTGTGAAAGCcagattccttttttttttgtctggttAGTATGGGTGGGAAGCGAAGAACTATTGCACACCCAGAGCCGGACTTGACCCTAGTGGGATGAAACATTGGAATGGGGCCCCCACTTCTGGAGCccccaatttaaaaaaaaaacttatatacatataaatgtatactatataaaacataaaaatgttaaagatattaagtaaaaattatattattagataaaatttatgattattcattttaaaaataagcatctacaaaataaaaaatataaacttttttttcatttttactaaaaattagataaaatttcaattttctatAAGGTCTCCATAACGTTAGGTCCGGCTATGTGCACACCCATATGTATTTACTTCTCTCTGGCTGCATTAACCTTCTCCGGTCCACCACCATTGCCATAAATTCATGCACAACACACATTCCCtttgaaaatatatcaaaactctTTTAACTGTACCAGATCTCTTGTTCTACACATTATCAACATGCTTCATTCTTTCTTTGATATCAATGTCTCATTAAAATAACACTAAGCTACTAAATgggaaaataatatgtaaagaaaattatatgAGTACTCACGTTTGAGTTCAACCTTTCTCTCTACATGGCTGCAAAATATGATCTACAGTGTCGAGTAGGTTTctgaaaattacatttaaatTCCTCACTAGTTTATTTTGAGTTCAGATATAAGCTTCAACTTACGGTCAGCTTCCTTTGTTGCATTACACTGGATGAAAAAACAAGTATCATAAACAATTAAGATTGAGTTTGAATGTTTACTATTTTCtcaacagcagcagcagcagaaaGTTCCGTATCCAGCAAGGTTTACATTGAAGATAGCGTGGATTGCAttagaaatcattaattatcaaatAAACTTCAAGCCTGTTAACAACTGAAAAACTAAGTGATGAAAGTCATGAGACACTTGTTCTGAAAACTAAGAAAAAAGATAGAAACAGAATGCAAAAATGGACCTGCAACGAGGACACGAATGCTCTCCTGTCACAAAATTACACACTCGAAGGTAAATAATTAGCAACCACTCCTCTGTGGGGAGAATTATTGTAATACAAAATGTATGACGCAAGAAAGGCCTACTACATTGATTCACCATCAACAACAATTACATCCTTCATTACACAAAGTTTgctgaataaataaaaattaaatgattacTGGAATTGAGTTTCCAAACGTCAGTAGTGTGTGGGCTTTCACGTTACAATTATACATTCTTATACAAACAACAAAGAGAAACATTTTCATACGTAGCTACAAAAGATTGGGAATCTAAAAAGGAAGGAGGAAGTAACTTTTAGAGTTTCTTGGGGAAAGTCATACCGCCGCCTCTGATAGAAACAGAGGGTCCTCCTTTGGCAGAGCCCATCACATTGGTGTCAAGGAAGATGACCACGACAGTGATGTCATCGTGGAAATGCCTCCTAACCCCTCTCTCTATCTTCTTCAGATCAGTATAtctcatttctctcttctttgctgCAGCTTGCAGTGCCATCTTCACCAGTCTACGTGCTATCCCGTTTCGAGGGTGGTTCTGAACGATGTCAACAGCTTCTTGGTTGCTCATCTGTTCCCATAGCCCGTCTGAAGCAAATATCAGAAACTGATCATGTGGTTGGATCTCATGCTCTGTTATCGACGGTTCCCCACTCAAGATTGGCCTCTTCATCGGCTCGCGGAGTCTATACTTTGTGTAGAGTGGTTCCCTGTTGAACTCCGCCTTCTTAAGATACACGTCGCCTATGGATCTTGATATCTGCaaaggattaaaaaaaaacacatatctTAGTCTAATGGAGGAACATGCACAAGCTGAGACCATTGAGAATAAAATCTGAATTAAGTTTGAGAAATGTACCTGAATAAGTCCCTTAACACGCCACACATTGTGCTTTAACACAACAATATGCGAGTCATCTGGATGTAAGGAGTGCATTTCCTGTCTAACAGACTCTATGCTCACGTTATGTTCCGCTGAGAGCTGAAGCGCAATAACCTCACCTGTCGCCTTCACAGCCCTCCCAAGAACTGCACGGGAATCCCCAACGTTAGCGATGTAGAGCATCCCTCCGCATATGACACCGACCAAGCAGCAAGACCCAACAGCTGCAATCTGTGGCTTCACCGGCCACTGCTTCGTCACAACCCCAAGAAACCCTTCTTCAGTCGCCTCGTAAGCCTTTCTAATTACATCCATCGACAGACAGGCTTCCTCTGCTGCAAATCCTACAGATTCAACAAAAGATTCAATGAGGTCGGTCCAATAAGCAAAATACAAAGGATTCAGTAGCTCACTCTTTAAATGCTGAAAGAGATGATCGTTGACAAAGCGTGAGGTCTCAGGGCCGCCGTGACCGTCATATACTCCAACAAAAGTTCCATAAGGACCAGAATCAAGAGTACTCAGAGGGCCAGACTCAAGTTGGCTCTGATCCTCAAGGAGATTGTTGGCCTGAACAACCGCCATAGAGAACTCACCAAGTAGGTGCTGACCAGAGTCTTTGTACCAGAGCAACCCATCTTGTCTCCCAGCTGAAGAATCAGAGGAGGAAGAAGGCCAGAGACAAGCACTCAATAGTTTCATTAACGTAGCTAACATCCCTCATGTCATCAAAGAGAAACCATCTTTCTCTTCCTCCAGTCAAACAAGTAGAAAGGATTTAGCTTTATGGATCTGCAATTCAATAGAGCTAAAAAGGATATATAACCCAACttgaataaaaatcaaaacttttatcaaaattcGAGGAACTGGGGTGGGTACCTCAGATTCTTCTGCACAACTAAAGCTGCAGACTTGGAGTCAACAGGGGTAGATATGCCAATATCTTAATCTAGACAAAGAGATTTATAGTAACAAGAGATCAGAAGTCTGATGAAGCTTACAAGAGGACGATGGAGATCTGAGAGACAGTGAGAGAGTGATAGATCCGAATCAGATCCAAAGAAtgaagtaagaagaagaaggactTGGTGTGTCGTCGACTCGAGCCTCTCTCTCACGAAAGAAAAGGACAAGGGAAAGGGATCACTGGATCAGATTTTCTAAACCTAACCCTTCcttttcttcatttttactTCTTCTGTCCTTTCTTCTTTTGCATAACGGTCCTCTATCTTTCTATTGCTTTTCACTTACGGGCACTAACTATTCCCTCTTCATGGATATCGAAATTTTGAACATATTCccgttttgtcttttttttctttttgctattgctgtttttattttttacaacgaaaatactattttattattcaaactttTGATAGTCTAGATAACTACACcgtaatacaacaaccaataaaacatatatcACTATAGGAAGATCTTGTAGTCTtggttaaaaaatttgaaatctgaTTTTGCGTTCGGTATGATATGAATGCTCTTGAAGTCCGAAAAGCATATTTACAGAATCTTTATCTTTTCTAATTCTTTTGCAAAGCTTGACCAAGCATGGAACTTCTTAATCACAGCGATCAAATCTTTGCAATTCATCCCAAAGATGTGATATGTCGAGTGTTGGAGCATATTCTCTATCGCTCATCGTAATACTTCCACATGAATGCAATGCAGACTCTCGCCATGGATAACTTCGTGTCTCCATAAGTTGAACATTCCCCAAGTTATTCATCCAAACCCATACACACCCACTGAACTGTGCCATAGATGTCCATGACTCATCTATCATGCAGATATTACCCAAGTTTAAAATTTGGAGGTTCTTCAATACTGTGATCTTGTAGAATAGGTGGCACCATCTCGTTTGCGTTGAACCATGTTTGACACTCACTCTCTCATGACAAACTAGCTCCCATGGATCTATGTCTATCCCTCTAAAGAGCTTGTCATTTCGGATATTCCAAATATACCAGATTATCCATGGATAAAGATATTTGTCTAATTCTGGCTCGATAATATTGTTCtttctccagaatagataatcCATAATATCATAAATACTTGGCACCAGAAAGATATATGGGCTTGTTAGTGTTGGTGATAGGGACTAAGCATATAGAGCTAGCGGGCATTCAAAGATGGCATGAATTACAGATTCTTTTGGTTCTCCACATAAAAGGGCAGTAGTTATGGCATCTCGCATATTACGCCATATCAAATTTATCTTTACTGTCACATGACGTGTTAATCAattaccactacaagaaaacacatgcttaacgacgaaaattaatgaggaaaaacaatcctcgtaaatttgcgtcgagtttacgacgaatttacgtgaaaaactaaagtcatcgttatttcctcgtaacgtaacgacaaaactgtttcgtcgtaaagtggatgtaattttacgactattttacgaggaaaaactatttcctcgtaaatacgacgtaaactttgcgtggtatttacgagggaatagtttacgtgtatttagcgaggaaatttttgaatccaccaactttataggtgttacacgttttttttgcccacctaattaattttcgtcgtaaattcatagcaaaattacaactaccagattcgaattttcctataaatatggatgtttgaacatcattttaaacacaccaacaacaaaaaacgtgaaagaaaaaaaatggctggctccgggactatttacgagttgcggaagtggatgtatatgcatagagatgctaacgggagagtgacgaaagaataccttgcgggtctggagacatttatgcatcaagcagattcaacaccgctcgcccaagaaagtggtaagatgttctgtccttgtcggaaatgcaacaattcgaaactggcaaatcgtgaaaatgtttggaagcatttaataaatagaggtttcacggcaaattactatatctggtttcaacatggagaaggttttaattatgatcagaatgaagctagtagtagtaatagcaattttcaggaaaaagaaccggttgatcatcatttgcataatgaacatagttaccatcaggaggagatggtagattatgatagggttcatgatatggtagctgatgcattcgtagctcatgatgaagatgaagaacctaatatagatgcaaaaaagttttacgaaatgttaaacgcggcgaatcaaccactttacagtggttgtagagaaggtctctctaaattgtcgttagctgctagaatgatgaatattaaaactgatcacaatctacctgaaagttgcatgaacgaatgggcggacttgtttaaagagtatttgccggaagacaatgtgtctgctgattcttattatgagattcagaaactggtttatagtcttgggttgccttcggaggtgatagatgtttgcatcgacaacttcATCTGTCTGTCTGtagtcgattctgcaagaagccacgattcaagccgcaaggacggggacgtaataaggtaccgtaccaaaggatgtggtacctaccaattacagacagattgaaaagattgtatcaatcagagcagactgctggaaagatgagatggcatgccgagcatactcagacggatggtgagatgactcatccatcagatgcaagagcctggaaacatttcaacaaagtacatccagatttcgctagcaatatccggaatgtgtatctcggattatgcacagatggatttagtccgttcggaatgtcagggagacaatattcattgtggccagtctttcttactccatacaacctgccaccggagatgtgcatgcaacgggagttactattcttgaccatattaatacctggtccgaaccatccaaaaaggtccctggatgttttcctacaaccactgataaaagagttgaaggatttgtggtcaacaggggtgaggacgtatgactgttcaacgaagacgaattttacgatgcgagcgatgcttttgtggaccataagtgatttccctgcctatgggatgttgtctggatggactacacatgggagattagcttgtccatattgtaatggaacgacagatgcgtttcaactgaagaatggtaggaagacaagttggtttgattgtcaccgtcgatttcttcccattggccatccttaccgaagaaacaagaatttgtttaggcacaaaagggttgtgagagacactcctcctccatatctaactggagaacaaattgaagcgcaaatcgactactacggagctaacgaaacagttcgttggggtggtaattggcatgtccctcgtaatatgccagattcttacggtgttcatcacaactggcacaagaagagtatattttgggagttgccatattggaaggatcttcttctgcgccacaacctcgatgtgatgcatatagagaagaatttctttgagaacatcatgaatacaatattgaatgtcccagggaagacaaaagacaacataaaatcgaggttggacttgtcggatatttgctcaagaagcgagttacatattaaaagcaatggacaagttcccgttccgatattcagattatcttcagaaaaaaagtcggtgttgttcaactgggtggcatcagaagtgaagttccccgatgggtatgtttcgaatctctctagatgtgttgaaaagggtcaaaagttctccgggatgaagagtcatgattgtcatgtatttatgcaacgactactgccctttgcatttgcggagctacttccaacaaacgtacatgaagcacttgcaggtacgtagtgtattatatcacaataatttacaaaaaaatatatgactaacaatgtgtttatttttttttgaatataaaaggcattggagcattttcagggatctgagcatacgcactcttaaagaagaagttgtggaacagcttcaggagaacattcccatcttattgtgcaacttggagaagatatttcctcctggattttttgacgtcatggagcatctagctgtccacctcccatatgaggcattgcttcgtggacctgtacattacggatggatgtatcagtatgagcgagccatgaaatatttgaagggaaaagcaaagaacctcgccaaagttgaaggttctataattgctggaagtttgacggaagaagtttctcacttcacatcgtactactttgcgtcaaaagtacgtacacggagaagagctccaagaagatatgatgatggtggtgttgcgccaacatatgcagttgctggtgttccagacatctttagccagattgggcgactcggtgggaagtctaaagaggtttggtggtcgagtgaagaagacgctcatagtgcacacacctatattctactcaattgcgaagatccattgatgcgttattttgaaaggtaacatatattgacacttcgaaacacatataagtataattaattgtataattgcgagagattcattcctataaaatgtgattttacagcctatttgtttctcaagtcgaagaaacatttcctggtatatccacaagtgacgtagacaaaaggaaagatcaacacttcattaagtggttgcggaatcaggtattaactaaaactttttttcatacattatctgtatttcattaacattctctttatttttgcaggttgattatgacgacgacgatgcagattatcctaagtggttacacgaagtaattcaatctccacttgtaaaggtcaccacatcacagatgtatttcacacgaggctatacttttcatacatatgactatggtagacagcgggcgaccagtaactatggaatatgtgtgaaaggggaaacagatttctacgggatcttgacggagattattgaagtcgaatttccagggatactgaagctgaaatgcgtcctcttcaaatgtgaatggttcgaccccgtcgtcaacagaggtgttcggtctaacaaattcggtgtagttgatgtcaacggtggacgaaggtacaacaaattcgagcctttcatcttagcttcacaagcagaccaagttagcttccttccataccctcggatgagagattcaggtataaattggttagcagtgatcaaagttacacctcgaggacgaatcatcagtggagaagaaccaccattgcaagaagaacagaaaaatgaagttgaggaacctgaacaagaaattgatgacatccttctcattgatccgcataatcacgagtacgaagatcttaccgatgatgccacagacgaagctgttgaagacgagtttaatgaaaatgatgatgtttctagtgatgacgagaatgtcgatgtatccgattgatgtatttgttttatgaataagatgagggagtttgttttatgaataagataatgtggggtttgttttatgaataaggtaatgccgggagtttgttttatgaataagcaaatgtgggaattgtggtttggaatggaaataaagatggggtttggagtatatgaagtagaaaataaggaatatggggtttggggtttcggattcaagggatttaaacataacactcgttaattccacgtaacaaaaaatcgtcgtaaaggactcgtaggtcaacgaggaaataacgacgaaatataaaaataaagaacgcgggactcgttaattccacgtaggacaaaatcgtcgtaaataccacgtaggatgaattcgtcgtaaaaaccacgtaggatgaaatcgtcgtaaatacaacgtaagacaacgaggaaataa contains these protein-coding regions:
- the LOC106349041 gene encoding probable protein phosphatase 2C 46 isoform X2; amino-acid sequence: MLATLMKLLSACLWPSSSSDSSAGRQDGLLWYKDSGQHLLGEFSMAVVQANNLLEDQSQLESGPLSTLDSGPYGTFVGVYDGHGGPETSRFVNDHLFQHLKRFAAEEACLSMDVIRKAYEATEEGFLGVVTKQWPVKPQIAAVGSCCLVGVICGGMLYIANVGDSRAVLGRAVKATGEVIALQLSAEHNVSIESVRQEMHSLHPDDSHIVVLKHNVWRVKGLIQISRSIGDVYLKKAEFNREPLYTKYRLREPMKRPILSGEPSITEHEIQPHDQFLIFASDGLWEQMSNQEAVDIVQNHPRNGIARRLVKMALQAAAKKREMRYTDLKKIERGVRRHFHDDITVVVIFLDTNVMGSAKGGPSVSIRGGGMTFPKKL
- the LOC106349041 gene encoding probable protein phosphatase 2C 46 isoform X1; this translates as MLATLMKLLSACLWPSSSSDSSAGRQDGLLWYKDSGQHLLGEFSMAVVQANNLLEDQSQLESGPLSTLDSGPYGTFVGVYDGHGGPETSRFVNDHLFQHLKSELLNPLYFAYWTDLIESFVESVGFAAEEACLSMDVIRKAYEATEEGFLGVVTKQWPVKPQIAAVGSCCLVGVICGGMLYIANVGDSRAVLGRAVKATGEVIALQLSAEHNVSIESVRQEMHSLHPDDSHIVVLKHNVWRVKGLIQISRSIGDVYLKKAEFNREPLYTKYRLREPMKRPILSGEPSITEHEIQPHDQFLIFASDGLWEQMSNQEAVDIVQNHPRNGIARRLVKMALQAAAKKREMRYTDLKKIERGVRRHFHDDITVVVIFLDTNVMGSAKGGPSVSIRGGGMTFPKKL